The genomic DNA aaaacaataattgCTAAAGCTTTGACGAAgactcattaaaaaaatgacagtcagttcttactatttttttgaTGTTATATGCATGATCTCATTTGACTGAAATGATTTACCATATTTTCCTCAATGAAGATTAAATGAAAGCATGTGTCCGATGTGATAATTATGTTCAATGCGCGGATGGCGATTTAAAGAATATGATGAAATGGCATTTTATGGAATTCAATGTGACATaatgagaagggggggggggggggtgctatgTTCATGTATCGtcacatgtggaattagcattgtttaatgatATATTGTTACGGTcaaattggtccttattgtcgaatatgtatcaattaaatatattatcattcaaataaaaatatttaaaaaaaatactgagtGTAAGATGTCATCGACTGTCTTATTTAcgtgtcactgagttgtgcatatcactgttatgtgacaaagaagcaaaacaataatttaaaatgtcacaactttcttattttacatccgattttgatgaaatttgtttaCATCATGCTAGTTTGCTCTATTCATTCAAAccaattttttctgaggtggacttgaactttactattttcttttattcttctgtTTAAATCGTAAAGAAATTTTCATCGCGACAAAAATCCCTTTAAACTAAACTGATTGCAATAATGGGCACCTTTAGATTGACTGATAAGATGGTATTTAGGAATGATAACGGTATTTTTTAACTATTGTCATGTGATCTGGAATTCTTACCTATTTAACCTCATAAACAGTCGCATATTACACGAGCGACGCCTTAGAGTTCATGAAATCTGACCAATTCACAATGAAATTTATTCCAAATATCCCTTTAAGCTAGTGGGTTCATCAACGCAAACAGGAGGGTTATGCAAAACGAATGGTGAAGCAACTTCCTTTGCAATATCTAACAGACATTCCTTAACATGATTATTGTAAAGGCAAACCCACAAAATATTGCACTTCCGAAAACAATGCACTTGCTTTTCACAGATGGAAGTATGATGGCataaatcattgattttaaacTGTTTCCTTATATGATATTAAGATGTTAATGGAATACTAATACCAATAGTGATATTTGCACTCGCATTTCTTACCGAATCAAGCAGTTATTTTGAAAATCTGAatctaacaaaaataaataaaacatattcctttcaaatcttgaaaattaaaatcagaTTTTTGACCGCGGCAGTGTAATACAATGGTTTATTGTTCACAACTACCACTTGTGTCATATCGACGGTGCAAGACTTCATGTCGAAGAGGTGGGGTTTTAAAGAAAGAACTGTTAAGATGAGGAATGTTAACATATTCTGCTTTGCTATCTAATGCAGATATTAACATACAAGAAGTACAACGGTGTTTCCGTTTCTGGAAACgcattttataataattttttttttgacattcgaAAAATGTTTTGGGGGCATCGTCATCCCACCCCCTTCCCCTTTCTGTACCCTTTCTCTCTGTCTTATCCTATCTCTTCATCACTGTCACTCCTTCGAATGTCTTTTTACCATTCCTCCCTCTTGATCCCTTCCTCTTTCCACTCATCTTCTCCTTCGTATCctttacacccccccccctctctctccatctctcacTATATCTCTCCCTGTCGGTCACTTTGTATTCGTATTAACACGTTGAATGGGACAGGGCATCTAAAGGGTTTTTCTGATGGAGAGAGGAGGCAAACGATTTATTGTTCTCAACTGGATAACAAAGGCAATTTTGACTTACAAGGGCAGTACGTTCCTCTTCTATCTCTTCTGTTCACTTCCTTATAcccttttcttccctttttcgcTTTCCCCATTCACTATATTAGAGGGGTGGTTAATCCTCCCATATGCCCCCTTGAAGCGCCGCCCCTGTTTAAGAGGTGTAttcgaataaaaaaagaaaaaccttCTGAATACATTGCCATGCCAATCACCTGCTGATGTTTCCCGCTTATTATCTCTCGCCGTTATCGTTCTTCGCGAACTCGGATCGTAACAGCATAGTCTTTATATGCAGACACGCATAAATACGCCAAATCCTGTTAACTATCGAGCGCTCCAGCAAGTTCAttcctgaaaaatgaaatgaagtaaaatatatacaataaaactGAATGATAAGCATGTTGGGGgaccaaataatgaattttcaaaaatatgcaTCAAAACGTGATAAATTATTGTTTGTATGTACATTTCCAATGATTATGGCCTGTACTGTGACACCATCCATAACAATTTTCTTGTGTACAATACTGAAAAAGGGTGTtattgtaggcctacttgtttaAAAATCCGTATTGCTTGTGAACCTCCACAACTGTgtacaaggttttttttgttctttgaaCATGTATGAATATCATATTTGCCTATGAACACATCTCACGAGAGTCTATAAACCCATCAAAATCTCCACCCCTGCACAGGTATTCGCTGATGCAACCAGCATTCTACTATTATTTACTGTATGCTTGTTACGACATGGATTATTGTAGCGAAAACACATACAAATATTCTCCTTTTTATGCTTCTACGGTTCAGtattgatttattcaaatctaCATTGATATGTCCCAATATACATAGAAACTGGAACGAGTTTGTACGTCAAGACTACGGATAGTTAGCACCGTCACCATAGTAACCAATCCTTCTTCTTGGTCAGCAAGCCTGatgatgatttatatttttgctACCTATTTATTATCACTCCAAGGTTCTCTTTGACCTGTCATGTCTAAACTAATTGGGATCATGTCAATTAGTGTTGGTATGTTTTGGACATGACTATTATTTTGGTCTATTCTAATGAGAGGAACACGTTGTGCGTTCACCACGGAACAACCTTCTAAATATCATAACTAAGGGGAATCAATTTAATCTCCGAAAGGTCAAGCTTCtgcatcatgtttttttttctgtagatACATTCTGCATGGATAACATCGAAATAATATGTAACGTCCATACTTCGTAATGAGTCTATATGCGTTGGCGTCATCGTGTGTCCttattttctatgcaatgacaTATGAGATCCAACTGGTTCCTAATTACTTGCAAAGAAATTCTACTTCATACAGGtttgttaatttatttctttctaaaaTGCTATGTTTGTTCAtgttgttattcattttttgtagaTGCGAAGGCTTATAGCAATGTTTGTTCATGTTAAAAATGTAAACGGAAGGTgtttttgttcatgaaatctGCAATGCGACGTTCAAAATATACCAAATCCGCCCCACATCACGCCAACTggattagtaaaaaaaaataaaaatcaagcacaaATTTTCAAATCTCGTCAACATGTGATATTGcataaagaaaattttgacattaacAAGTTTTTGCATCAATTGTTTCGCAAAACAGATGCACAGCATAGGCGATATAGTAGTGACTGATCCAATGTAGCCACACACTTTCCTATGCTCTTCAGTTTCATATTGGTTTAATTTCTTATATCCCTATGTGTATCTTATTATGTTGTTGATATCCTTtctgattatacatgtatatatatatgaagaaaaaatattgaaataaacagtGACTTTGCGGGGTCATCGTTTCTTTATCCTTAATATCACCCACGCCTGGCTACTTTATTCGATTGATatatttccgttcaacaaaattttcaaaatataatcaaagtaacaataccTTCTCGGTATAATACAGCCAGTTGATGTTCAGATATTGAAGATATATTAAACAAAACTCAAGAGAGTTGCAATTATTTTATCTATATGAAGaatgccaagaaaagcaaagctGGTATAGATGGCAAGTCtctaaacttagtttcaattCTAATTAACAAACTATATACaaaactatatacaaaaatggAGACGGACGCGGAAGACTAGCTTCAGACATGTAAtctataaaatattaaaaataaagcGAATTAGCGACattaaaaataagagaaagaagtTCAATTAGTAATAATTGCAATGTTTACTAAGCATACATTATTCATTCTAATTTTATCTCGACTACGGTCAGGAAGGTCTTACATGTTTTAAcgatatttttgaaatattatttttgaactTATCAAGCCATTTTTGTCGCAATGTTTGACAGAGTATTATCCACAAGGATCGATGCAATATATTGATTTGATACTACGGATAAAAATTCCTCactattgatttatttctcatcTTCCTCTCCTGAATGTAATGATGAGAACACTAAGGCATGCCTTACTTAAGCATGTTAAAGTTTGCTTCTCTCCGTTGATAAAGAATGCATCTACCACCATGCAAGCAATTCATTTCTATATCGCTTTATGGTCTTGTTTTCAGATGGATGCATTCATAATGCTTGCGATGGAACATTGACGAATGCATTGACTGGGTTTTCAACTTTCGTTTCATGCTTATGGACTTTCAAGCAAAGGAAAGCACTCATGAACATTCTTCCATGAATCGCATCCCCGTTTTTAAACAATATCTTGGTACTGGAAGACCTATGAAAACTATATAGCAAATAAATAGTATAATAATAAACCATGGATAAGAAACGTGGAAGTTCATTCCCGAAAAGGAAAACACCGGGAAAGTTTGAGCTGAATGCAACTTCTGGAGACATTCCCAAGGCACCACCAACCAGCCCTAATCTGCAAGGGGGCGCCCCAGCCGGCACCCTGCCTCCTTTACGCGTTCGGTCAGCGCTTCTACGTCAGCGCTCTTTAACCGTCCAATCGCCAACTCCCAGTCGTCCAGATTCGCGCACATCATGCGTGACTGCACGTGCAACCACCATCGGGTGCGCAGCGGCGTGCCATCAACACCACGGAAACGGAAGTGACAGCACACGGCGACCTCGGTCGATCGCGGAGCTTCGGAAACTAACACGTGAGCAAGCAGACGAACTGAAGGATCCTCAAAATATGACACGCAACCGACAGATGAAGCAACTGGAACGCAGTCAGTCCGCAGGtccgtatgcaaatgagcaaTATCGTCGAATTCATCCAAATCGTCTCGCGACCGAATTTGATGTCTCGTACGTTCTCGTATATCACGAGATTTTCAGTGACGCAGATTAAATTATCACAACGTGCGATGCAGTTGGTGAATTGTCAACATGGTGGGGTGAGTTGATTTAGTATTTATTTAGCTATATTGTGATgtatttctgtcattttttcgtCCTGTGAAAGATAGGAAATCTGTCTTGAAAGAGCagcattcattttatatttgcttTTGAATGGCTTTGGGacaagtgtgatcttgacccgattaaaggGTTAGCAAAAAAAGGATTGCGTTCAGCTGAAAGAGTAGAAGTTGCCCTTTCCGAAGATACCAAATTTGTACGggctcaaaaaaaaaagttttgagtaatatcaatttgaaatttgacaattttctgtgattttcatGCCTTGACTACGGATCGTCGGTCACGTGACCGCGCGATTTTGCGAATATACTGCCTTTTGTTGAGTGTTTTGCGAGGCCTTTCCGATTCGCCAGAAGTAATGAATGCAGTCCCATGCACTTCTTTTTGTGTCTGTCATAAAAATTATGTCGCTGCGAATGACATTATTTGATTGAGGTAATTACTCAATGATTTTTATCGACTCTTGAATTGAGCAAGTTTAACCCATAGCCTACTAATTTTTTGTAGCTTTTTAGAATTGTTACAAGAAGTTTTTTTTAGGACTTTGACCTGTCATTTTAGTAGGGCTTGGCTTGTATTCAGCCAAGGCAGGGCACTCCATCAAGGCCTACATTAACATGTAGGCACGAACAAAACAGTTCAAATCAATGACAATCACAATGAACTTCACTACGGCTACACTACACCccacctacccgaacttcgAGACCGTGAATTCTATCTGAATCTGATATATTCAGAatgacaaaggtgggattttatggggggggggtaggccaaaaaatcatgcaatatcatgtttttttaaaaaaaaaaaattaaaactaataATATTCTTACTTTACACCAAGTttctttcagtaaaaaaaaattggtgatttaaaGCCAACATGAAGTTCCTCACACGTAATCTGCTGCTGATTTTAAAACATTGCATGCGCTACGATAGGCCTAGGGTCCGAGCTCGGACCAGACCCGTACCTCACGCAAATGGCATGCGATACGGCAGCAAATTATTCATATGTGTGAGGAAATTCATGttggctctaaatcaccaattttgagactgatagAAGCATGGAAAAGAAACGAAACTTGGTGTAAATTAAGAATGTTGGTTTcgattgttttaaaaattgtgatgttgcatgaattttatatttcccccccttaaaaatcccacctttgtcactcagAATATCAGATAGAGTTCATGGTCTCAAAGTTCGCGCATAACTTTGAAAAAAGTTTATGAAAATTTCgcaaaaatcatttgaaatgaatagaaagttgatttaaatttaattaAGGTCTCcctaaaaacacattttcaaagtctttgttattttctcaaaataaaccaaattggaagaaatagctgatcagtgattttgttaattttccaaTAAGACTCTGGAATCTATTCCAACAGAAAGCACACATTTGGTAATTACGATACCATTTTCAAGTGTCATACAGATCTCGGTCTATGCAAAAACTAGGTACGATTGAAGatacataaaatacattttcttgtaaagagaaaatgagaaaaggcTTTCAACTCTACCAATGAGACaaattggttttttttttaattgtctaGAATCCACTTTGTTCCAGAGCTCCCAGAGTTAGCTTACTTCCATGCACAATTTATTCTTGCCTTTGGTTATAATGTTAATGtttaaatttatcttttttttgtctaGGTCATCCCACCCAGCCCGCCCCAACGTTCATGTGTATGGTGATTCACTGTTGCGCGATATAAAGTTGGATATTGATGACATTAACTTTTCTGTATACTGTCAACCTGGTGCAACTGTTGAGAGACTGACTCAGTTCataaaaaacaatgtaaatacTGGTATATGTAAATGTGTAGCAGATGTTGAGATCGTCATCCTTCATGTAGGAACGAACAATTTGAACTTTGATGTCTGGGATTGGATCGAAAAGAAGTATAAACATTTGTATTCTACTGTTCGAGAATTGTATCCATGTGCAACAATCATCTTTAGTGGGATTGCTCCTCGGTGGGACAGGCAGGACTTATATGAAgccagtgttttttttaatttgaaactgAACAATTTCACGGCTCGTACACAATTATGTGAGTTCATTGAATCACCAGACTGCTTCTCAATTGATGACAGATGTCATAGATGGGACGGTTTACATCTTACATCGAGAGGAAAAACATTATTAGCTGAAGCTTTCGTGAAGAAGGTTAGGAAAGTTATATTTCCATGTCAACCTACATCCTATATTCCGAAGGAACTAAAACGTTTGTATACACccaagagaaagagaaggaaaagtgACGGTGAAGAGCAGAAAGAGTTAAACAATTATAAAGGCGAGGAGAAAAAACAACATCAAGAATGGAAGTTACAGGAAAGATTGAAAAAGAAGACGCATtgctgtaataaaaaaaaatggagtgtCGACTGGGATGAGAATGTCATCCCCAGGAGAAGGGCTAGACCACCTACGCCACCAGTGTTGCCACCAGACCGGCATATCCCAGAAATGAGATGTAACATGCTCATCCCATATGAACATGTTGCTAAGCACAAGGAAACACAAGGGTTTAGCTCAGTGCCGAGTGTAAAGCTACCTCAACCTACCAGCCGCTATGTGGGACGTAAGAAAAAAGGGAAGGCAAAGCGTAGGCGAGACAGAGCCAccaagaaaaggaagaagagaaagaaggtattttttttatttattaagctGTTATGAATTGTGAAGAAGATACTTTATCTGTAATGAGTCCACTATAAACATGTACCAACAATAATCAGTCACTTTTATCTGTGTTCATCATGTATGCTCGAGTTTAACAAGTTCGAGGATTATGACTTAtgagaaaattttgtcaaatgaTATTACACTCAACTTGGCATCAGTCAGCATTCTCTTATTGTAATCTTTATTGTGATTTGCAGCACTTTTAGgcttggaatttttttttttttacaaagagttTAATTTATATCTACAAGTAGATCAGTGTGATACACGAACATGTATCATCGCTGTAGTCATATTATGCTAATGGGGTCATTTAATTAGAATTTCTTACTAGTAAATTTGACTGGTTTGCTCATACCTAcaagattatacatgtatgagctTGACATTAAACTCACTAAAACTCTACATGCGTAATCATGAGATGATGAGAAACgttatacatgcatgtatctaGTTAAAAATTATAGACACTTAGATTCCTGTTCCAATTGACCTACCGTAACTTAAATTTGAAGAAATGTAGGCAATCAGAATGACATGGAATTCCTGTGAGGCATTCGCTATACATGGACTAATTGCATGCACACGCATACTCTGTAGATTTACTCCCCCTATCTTCTTTCATCGGTACAGAGAACAAATCCGTGGAACGTTGTGTGTTCAACAGACTCACTCTTTTCAGTCACCCCTCCATCGACTTCAGAGAAACTTACAGCTCATCAATCACCACATGTCAGCTCTACTGCCCATGTCCACACACCTTTCTTGCAGTACATTAGCTGCTCTGATGACCCAGACGGTCCAGTCCTTTCTTCAAATATGCAACTAGACTCTGAAATTCTCCACCTGCAAGCTCGGTTTGTAATCATATTAGTCTGTGTTTTGATTCAGCAGCTGGGGTGAGGAAAAGGATTTCTGATGGGGAGAAACCTGTCTTCAAAtgtaagaagaagaaaagggaccCCTGTGCAATTTGTAATCGATCAATAGTTACAAAGTGCTTTCATTTAGCTTCTGCACGTTCTGACAAATTAGTAGATATCATTAGGGAGAAACTTCCCCAAATTGAAAATGACCAATGCATTTGCAATGCATGTAGAGTGAAGTATTCAAAAAAAGCTGATGATCCAGAGTACACACCAAAGAAATctaggaagaaagaaaggccCCCATGTTTCTTGTCACATGattttttatgtcaaaataGTTCTGAGCTTGACTCAAGAATAGCTGTTGAAGAATTCAATGATGCATTTTCCCTTAATTACAGCACTCTCCCGCATGAAATCCCACTTTGTAGAAAACATCGTTCTCATATTACTAATTTTTCTGGCCTTAGGTATTGTTGTGTATGTTCTGTCACCTTGCGTCCAACCGTTAAACGTTATGCTTTATGTAATAACCAGGAGGTAGACTTAAACAGATTACAAGAAATTAATGATGAGCTTAATATCGATGATGATAGCATTATCTGTAAACAGTGTTATAATCTCTCAACAAGAAATTATCAAGAGTTAGGCACTTTGACATTAAGGGATATTAAATATAATTTAGATAAAGAACTTGTTTTATGTGACACTCCAGAATCAATTCTTTCAGTTACATGCAACCAGACTTTCAAGATACTGTATTCATGGTGCATTGAAAATCATGGATTTTTACTTTTAGATGCATATGACACATTCATACAAACTTTGTCAGTCAATtgtcaaactccctggatctatGACGATTGTCATAGGACTGTTCCATGGTTCCTTGGAAAGATACaagaaacatttcaaaatattttatcaaaacacCGACTATTACGGAAACATGGtctatttttatatattacTGATGCGTCAATAGATCAGTTACTAAATGCCCTTCATTCTACAAGCGCCAAAGTTAGAACCCTTAAGAGAGAATTACTGAATGAAGAAAATGAGCTTAACCAAAAGTGCCCAGAACAGAGGGAGGAAGTTGGAGATTTAGAAACTGCTTATAAGAAAATAGCTCTTGATGGCAATGAAAGATTAGTGaggcaaacaaaaaatattagaCAAATGTACATCCAAAATCCCCTTTCATTAgatcaatttgattttgataaagcTTTAGCCAGTTTTGACCCTAGTATATGGAACCTCATTTCACTCCTTACAGCAAATCTAGAAGAgctgaaatttgtgaaaaaatcatccatatgTTTCACAAAAGATATCATTAGTTTCCCAAATGAAAAAACTTCATTTGGGAAACAGAGAAAAGTTAGACGTATTGTGGCTGTATTTATTCTTCAATTTGCCCTTACTGATTTTTCCACCTATCCTTTTCACGTAATCATGGCAAATTTGATAAAGAGGTTTTCTCATTCATCTAAGTTGTTGAAAATATTGAATCATGTTGGATTGTCGTGTTCGGAAAGTACATTGGAACGTTTTATACAGACAGTGGAGGATGCAAGGGATTCTGATGGTGTTTTGTCTTTTCTGAATGAAAGGTCAATTACTCATGTGACCATAGATAATATTGACGTGTTAGCATCCTATGCAGCAGTTACTCCTGATCAACCACGTAGCTGGCATGGTACGTCTATAATGGGACAACAACCCAAACCAAATACTGAATTGTTAGACCCTTCTTATGAAGTTATTTCCCAAACTAGCACTACATGCAATTTACCCTCAGTTTCTCAAGTAAAAGATGATACAAAGAGGAAGCCTTCAGTAAGAAAGAAAATCAGATTGAATGAACCTCCAGTActcaaaaataaagattatttccAACCCCCTAAATTCAAAACTTATATTAGGTCCAATATATCTTGGGAAACAT from Lytechinus variegatus isolate NC3 chromosome 8, Lvar_3.0, whole genome shotgun sequence includes the following:
- the LOC121420008 gene encoding uncharacterized protein LOC121420008 isoform X1; this encodes MHNLFLPLVIMLMFKFIFFLSRSSHPARPNVHVYGDSLLRDIKLDIDDINFSVYCQPGATVERLTQFIKNNVNTGICKCVADVEIVILHVGTNNLNFDVWDWIEKKYKHLYSTVRELYPCATIIFSGIAPRWDRQDLYEASVFFNLKLNNFTARTQLCEFIESPDCFSIDDRCHRWDGLHLTSRGKTLLAEAFVKKVRKVIFPCQPTSYIPKELKRLYTPKRKRRKSDGEEQKELNNYKGEEKKQHQEWKLQERLKKKTHCCNKKKWSVDWDENVIPRRRARPPTPPVLPPDRHIPEMRCNMLIPYEHVAKHKETQGFSSVPSVKLPQPTSRYVGRKKKGKAKRRRDRATKKRKKRKKRTNPWNVVCSTDSLFSVTPPSTSEKLTAHQSPHVSSTAHVHTPFLQYISCSDDPDGPVLSSNMQLDSEILHLQARFVIILVCVLIQQLG
- the LOC121420008 gene encoding uncharacterized protein LOC121420008 isoform X2 — protein: MVGSSHPARPNVHVYGDSLLRDIKLDIDDINFSVYCQPGATVERLTQFIKNNVNTGICKCVADVEIVILHVGTNNLNFDVWDWIEKKYKHLYSTVRELYPCATIIFSGIAPRWDRQDLYEASVFFNLKLNNFTARTQLCEFIESPDCFSIDDRCHRWDGLHLTSRGKTLLAEAFVKKVRKVIFPCQPTSYIPKELKRLYTPKRKRRKSDGEEQKELNNYKGEEKKQHQEWKLQERLKKKTHCCNKKKWSVDWDENVIPRRRARPPTPPVLPPDRHIPEMRCNMLIPYEHVAKHKETQGFSSVPSVKLPQPTSRYVGRKKKGKAKRRRDRATKKRKKRKKRTNPWNVVCSTDSLFSVTPPSTSEKLTAHQSPHVSSTAHVHTPFLQYISCSDDPDGPVLSSNMQLDSEILHLQARFVIILVCVLIQQLG